A region from the Triticum urartu cultivar G1812 chromosome 1, Tu2.1, whole genome shotgun sequence genome encodes:
- the LOC125526358 gene encoding 60S ribosomal protein L4-1-like, with amino-acid sequence MATTARPLVSVKALDGDMPTDAAGVPMPHVMKAPIRPDVITFVHRLVSCNSRQPYAVSRKAGHQTSAESWGTGRAVSRIPRVGGGGTHRSGQGAFGNMCRGGRMFAPTRIWRKWHRRVNIRLRRVAVASALAATAVPAIVTARGHRIESVPEFPLVVSDSAEGIEKTSQAVKVLKQLGAYADADKAKDSVGIRPGKGKMRNRRYINRKGPLIVYATEGSKIVKAFRNLPGVDVANVERLNLLDLAPGGHLGRFVIWTESAFKKLDEVYGSFEASSSKKKGFVLPRPKMTNADLGRLINSDEVQSVVKPINKEVKRREARKNPLKNAAAVLKLNPYFGTARRMAVLAEAARVKARKDKINSKRTKLSVEEASKIKAAGKAWYQTMISDSDYTEFDVFSKWLGVSQ; translated from the exons atggccacCACCGCGCGCCCGCTCGTCTCCGTCAAGGCCCTGGACGGGGACATGCCCACCGACGCGGCCGGCGTCCCGATGCCGCACGTCATGAAGGCACCGATCCGCCCCGACGTCATCACCTTCGTCCACAGGCTCGTCTCCTGCAACAGCCGCCAGCCCTACGCCGTCTCCCGCAAGGCCGGTCACCAGACCTCGGCCGAGTCCTGGGGCACGGGTCGCGCCGTCTCGCGTATCCCgcgtgtcggcggcggcggcacccACCGCTCCGGCCAGGGAGCCTTCGGCAACATGTGCCGTGGCGGGCGCATGTTCGCGCCCACCCGGATCTGGCGCAAGTGGCACCGCCGCGTCAACATCCGCCTCCGCCGCGTCGCCGTCGCCTCCgccctcgccgccaccgccgtcCCGGCCATCGTCACCGCCCGGGGCCACCGCATCGAGTCCGTCCCCGAGTTCCCGCTCGTCGTCTCCGACTCGGCCGAGGGCATCGAGAAGACCTCCCAGGCCGTCAAGGTCCTCAAGCAGCTGGGCGCCTACGCTGACGCCGACAAGGCCAAGGACTCCGTGGGCATCCGCCCCGGCAAGGGTAAGATGCGCAACCGCCGGTACATCAACCGCAAGGGCCCCCTCATCGTCTACGCCACCGAGGGCTCCAAGATCGTCAAGGCCTTCCGCAACCTCCCTGGTGTGGATGTTGCCAACGTCGAGCGCCTCAACCTGCTCGAccttgcccctggtggccaccttGGCCGGTTTGTGATCTGGACCGAGTCTGCCTTCAAGAAGCTGGACGAGGTGTACGGCTCCTTTGAGGCGTCTTCCTCCAAGAAGAAGGGCTTTGTCCTCCCCAGGCCCAAGATGACCAATGCTGACCTTGGTCGCCTCATCAACTCTGATGAGGTCCAGTCTGTGGTCAAGCCCATCAACAAGGAGGTGAAGCGCAGGGAGGCCAGGAAGAACCCTCTCAAGAATGCTGCTGCCGTGCTCAAGCTCAACCCCTACTTCGGGACTGCCCGCAGGATGGCAGTTCTTGCTGAGGCAGCCCGTGTCAAGGCCAGGAAGGACAAGATCAACTCCAAGAGGACCAAGCTCAGCGTG GAGGAGGCATCTAAGATCAAGGCTGCTGGGAAGGCTTGGTACCAGACCATGATCTCTGACAGCGACTACACGGAGTTCGACGTCTTCTCCAAGTGGCTCGGCGTCAGCCAGTGA